One genomic window of Sporosarcina ureae includes the following:
- the serS gene encoding serine--tRNA ligase, whose product MLDSKLLRANFEEVKAKLSKRGEDLTDFEKFGGLDEKRREILSKVEVLKAERNEVSQQVAQMKRNKEDADEVIAKMKKVGEEIKAYDQELATVEEELNYVLMRIPNIPHDSVPVGDSEDDNVEVRTWGELPTFNFEPKPHWEIGTDLQLLDFERAAKVTGSRFVFYRGLGARLERALINFMLDLHQEEHGYEEMLPPYLVNRTSLTGTGQLPKFEEDAFLIEEEDYFLIPTSEVPVTNFYRDEILEGSKLPIAFTAYSTNFRSEAGSAGRDTRGLIRQHQFNKVELVRFVKPEDSYDELEKLTGHAENVLQLLKLPYRALKMCTADLGFTAAKKYDLEVWIPTQNVYREISSCSNFEDFQARRAHIRFRREPGAKPEYVHTLNGSGLAVGRTVAAILENYQQEDGSVVIPDVLRPYMGGKEKIEAPQ is encoded by the coding sequence GTGCTAGACAGTAAACTATTGCGTGCAAATTTTGAAGAAGTAAAAGCCAAGCTCAGTAAACGCGGAGAAGATTTAACCGACTTTGAAAAGTTTGGTGGTCTTGATGAGAAACGTCGCGAAATCTTATCTAAAGTAGAAGTACTAAAAGCTGAGCGTAATGAAGTATCACAACAAGTAGCACAAATGAAGCGCAATAAAGAAGATGCAGATGAAGTCATCGCAAAGATGAAAAAGGTCGGCGAGGAAATCAAAGCGTATGATCAAGAGCTTGCTACAGTTGAAGAGGAATTGAATTATGTGCTTATGCGTATTCCGAACATTCCACATGATAGTGTGCCAGTAGGGGATAGTGAAGATGACAATGTAGAAGTCCGTACGTGGGGAGAGTTACCAACGTTTAACTTCGAACCTAAACCACACTGGGAAATTGGAACGGATCTTCAACTACTTGATTTTGAACGAGCAGCAAAAGTGACAGGTAGTCGTTTTGTGTTTTATCGCGGACTCGGTGCACGACTTGAACGTGCACTGATCAACTTCATGCTGGATCTTCATCAAGAAGAACATGGCTACGAGGAAATGCTGCCACCATATTTAGTAAACCGTACAAGCTTGACTGGAACAGGACAACTGCCGAAGTTTGAAGAAGATGCGTTCTTGATTGAAGAAGAGGACTACTTCTTGATCCCGACATCTGAAGTTCCCGTTACCAATTTCTATCGCGATGAAATCTTGGAAGGGTCTAAGTTGCCGATTGCGTTCACAGCATACAGTACAAATTTCCGTTCTGAAGCAGGATCTGCAGGTCGTGATACACGTGGATTAATTCGTCAGCATCAGTTCAATAAAGTGGAGTTGGTTCGCTTTGTGAAACCGGAAGATTCATATGATGAGTTGGAAAAATTGACTGGCCATGCGGAAAATGTATTGCAGTTGTTGAAATTACCGTATCGTGCTCTCAAGATGTGCACAGCAGATTTAGGTTTCACAGCTGCCAAGAAGTACGATTTGGAAGTATGGATTCCTACACAAAATGTCTATAGAGAAATTTCTTCTTGTTCTAACTTTGAGGATTTCCAGGCGCGTCGAGCACATATCCGTTTCCGTCGTGAGCCGGGTGCGAAGCCTGAATATGTTCATACATTGAACGGTAGTGGTTTGGCTGTTGGTCGTACAGTAGCAGCAATTCTGGAGAATTATCAGCAGGAAGATGGCTCTGTGGTGATTCCAGATGTGCTTCGACCGTACATGGGTGGGAAAGAAAAGATAGAAGCACCTCAGTAA
- a CDS encoding glutathione peroxidase has protein sequence MTTVYDFTVKTTDGEKKSLKEFEGNPMVIVNTASKCGFTKQFKELQQLYEEYKDQGLVILGFPSDNFNNQEFDDIDETMNFCQMNYGVTFPMFAKVDVKGDEAEPLFTYLAEQQKGVLTEGIKWNFTKFLIDSNGQVVDRFAPQTNPLKMQKSLNKIFNK, from the coding sequence ATGACAACAGTTTACGACTTTACTGTGAAAACTACAGACGGAGAAAAGAAGTCTCTAAAAGAATTTGAAGGAAATCCAATGGTCATTGTCAATACCGCCAGTAAATGCGGCTTCACAAAACAATTTAAAGAACTGCAACAACTGTATGAAGAATATAAAGATCAAGGGCTGGTTATATTAGGCTTCCCATCGGATAACTTCAATAACCAAGAATTTGATGATATTGATGAGACGATGAATTTCTGCCAAATGAATTATGGTGTGACATTCCCTATGTTTGCCAAGGTAGATGTGAAAGGTGATGAAGCAGAACCTTTATTTACGTATCTTGCTGAACAGCAAAAGGGTGTATTAACGGAAGGTATCAAATGGAACTTCACGAAGTTCTTAATTGATTCAAACGGACAAGTAGTCGATCGTTTTGCACCACAGACAAATCCCTTAAAGATGCAAAAGTCACTAAATAAAATATTCAACAAATAA
- a CDS encoding D-alanyl-D-alanine carboxypeptidase family protein — MKKVTQRWLAVLMVPMMLLMTFGMQGSVAAEESESSLDIRVNGAILIDADSGKVLYQENADKPLGIASMTKMMTEYLMFEALEDGTITWDQEYKVTEYTYKVSQDRRLSNVPLRRDGSYTIRELYEAVAIYSANAATIAIAESIAGSEEEFVNLMNEKAEELGLTDYKFVNSTGLNNSDLQGMHPSAFGEKDENVMPARSVAKLAYHLLKEYPEVLDTTKIAKKTFREGTDDAIDMVNWNFMLPGLVYEYEGIDGLKTGTTEFAGHCFTGTAVHDGRRVIAVVMNAVDDKGVGSYEARFDATRELFDYGFKEFSEIELLKAGHQFKKQKTLDVIKGKEKKVAIATKKPISMLVRNGEDQDYTAELILDEKLVKNGQVQAPIKKGTVVGHVKLVKKDGSDLGFIDGKIVDTEVVTMEEVRKAGWFSLTVGAIGNFFSSAWNSSTGFVKGLFN, encoded by the coding sequence GTGAAAAAAGTAACACAAAGATGGTTGGCAGTTTTAATGGTACCAATGATGTTGTTGATGACGTTTGGTATGCAAGGATCTGTAGCAGCAGAGGAAAGTGAATCTTCACTGGACATCCGTGTAAACGGAGCTATTTTGATAGATGCAGATAGTGGAAAGGTATTATATCAAGAGAACGCGGATAAGCCGCTCGGTATTGCGAGTATGACGAAAATGATGACGGAGTACTTGATGTTTGAAGCTCTTGAGGATGGAACGATTACATGGGATCAGGAATACAAGGTAACAGAGTATACGTATAAAGTTTCGCAAGATCGTCGTTTAAGTAATGTACCACTTCGTCGTGATGGATCCTATACAATTCGTGAGCTTTATGAAGCTGTAGCCATTTATTCAGCAAATGCGGCGACTATTGCGATTGCGGAGTCAATTGCAGGATCAGAAGAGGAATTTGTCAATTTAATGAATGAAAAAGCTGAAGAACTTGGATTGACAGATTATAAATTTGTCAATTCTACAGGGCTGAACAATAGTGATTTACAAGGTATGCACCCAAGTGCGTTTGGTGAGAAAGATGAAAACGTTATGCCAGCTCGTTCTGTTGCCAAACTAGCCTATCATTTATTGAAGGAATATCCCGAAGTACTAGATACGACCAAAATTGCAAAAAAGACATTCCGTGAAGGTACGGATGATGCAATTGATATGGTGAACTGGAACTTCATGTTACCTGGGCTAGTGTATGAATATGAAGGAATCGATGGTTTGAAAACAGGGACTACGGAATTTGCGGGACATTGTTTCACTGGGACTGCCGTACATGATGGACGACGTGTTATTGCTGTCGTAATGAATGCAGTGGATGATAAAGGCGTTGGATCGTATGAAGCACGTTTTGATGCTACTCGTGAATTATTTGACTATGGCTTCAAAGAGTTTAGTGAAATAGAGCTACTTAAAGCAGGACATCAGTTCAAGAAGCAGAAAACACTAGATGTTATTAAGGGGAAAGAAAAAAAAGTAGCGATTGCTACAAAGAAACCTATTAGTATGTTAGTTCGTAATGGTGAAGATCAAGACTATACAGCTGAACTCATATTAGATGAAAAATTGGTGAAAAACGGACAAGTCCAAGCACCGATTAAAAAAGGTACGGTTGTTGGTCATGTAAAGCTAGTAAAAAAAGATGGATCAGATCTTGGTTTTATTGATGGGAAAATAGTTGATACGGAAGTAGTCACGATGGAAGAAGTGAGGAAAGCTGGTTGGTTCTCGTTAACTGTGGGAGCAATCGGTAATTTCTTCTCTAGTGCGTGGAATAGTTCTACTGGTTTCGTAAAAGGCTTATTTAATTAA
- a CDS encoding HD-GYP domain-containing protein, with protein MKALDVYKEVSDLRPGSFLKEDLYVNTRNPIMVKGTKLMLEHFEILHSFDITRVLVESKALGNTEQGPIEQITEVKLTPEVEKLMNQSAPLKSRSMEALYDEAIESYRKEFIGYRSGKKLDVAAVRTIVLPLIQAFLENKEYVKGLNEFSTLQNYRAHHSISVGILAALISDAMGYPRGQVLQIGIAGVLADSGMAKIDEKIIDKVAFLTSEELSEVKKHVIHSFQMVNDSPLVRQEMKVAILQHHERFDGSGYPRGLKGQEITEISQILTVADVYHAMVSERPYRLKESSFKVIELMREEEFGKFDMKVIEVLHELINKLSIGTKVKLTTDEIAEVIYLHRDFPLRPIVKILDTGTHTDLSSNRKISIVKTF; from the coding sequence GTGAAAGCATTGGATGTTTACAAAGAGGTTAGTGATTTAAGACCAGGTAGTTTTCTAAAAGAGGATCTCTACGTTAATACAAGAAATCCAATTATGGTGAAGGGCACCAAATTAATGCTAGAGCATTTCGAAATTCTCCATTCCTTTGATATTACGCGTGTACTGGTCGAGTCAAAGGCACTTGGTAATACAGAACAAGGGCCAATAGAGCAAATAACAGAAGTAAAATTAACTCCAGAGGTAGAAAAGCTAATGAACCAAAGCGCCCCCCTGAAATCAAGATCTATGGAGGCGCTATATGATGAAGCAATAGAATCATACAGAAAAGAATTTATTGGTTATAGATCAGGAAAAAAATTGGATGTTGCGGCAGTGCGTACAATTGTTTTACCTTTGATTCAAGCATTTTTAGAGAATAAGGAATATGTCAAAGGACTTAATGAGTTTTCTACATTACAAAACTATCGTGCACATCACTCCATCAGTGTAGGCATCCTAGCAGCCTTGATAAGTGATGCAATGGGATATCCAAGAGGGCAAGTGCTTCAAATCGGAATAGCAGGAGTATTAGCGGACAGCGGTATGGCGAAAATCGATGAGAAGATTATCGATAAAGTGGCCTTCTTAACGAGTGAAGAGTTAAGTGAAGTGAAAAAACATGTCATTCACAGTTTTCAAATGGTAAATGACTCTCCATTGGTACGTCAGGAAATGAAAGTAGCAATCTTGCAGCATCATGAGCGCTTTGATGGTAGTGGTTATCCAAGAGGACTAAAAGGACAGGAGATAACGGAAATCTCTCAAATACTCACAGTTGCGGACGTGTATCACGCTATGGTATCTGAAAGACCATACAGACTGAAGGAAAGTTCTTTTAAAGTAATCGAGTTAATGAGGGAAGAGGAGTTTGGAAAATTTGATATGAAGGTAATTGAAGTACTTCATGAACTGATCAACAAGCTATCTATTGGAACGAAAGTGAAACTGACAACTGACGAGATAGCAGAAGTCATTTACTTGCATCGTGATTTTCCCCTGCGTCCTATAGTTAAGATTTTGGATACAGGCACACATACTGATCTTTCATCTAATAGAAAAATCTCTATTGTTAAGACCTTTTAA
- the gyrA gene encoding DNA gyrase subunit A, with amino-acid sequence MADLPKGGVQEININTEMKTSFLNYAMSVIVSRALPDVRDGLKPVHRRILYAMHDLGITAEKPHKKSARIVGDVIGKYHPHGDSAVYDTMVRMAQDFSYRYMLVDGHGNFGSVDGDGAAAMRYTESRMSRIAMELLRDINKNTIDFQANYDEQEKEPAVLPGRYPNLLVNGTSGIAVGMATNIPPHHLGETIDAVLALAENSAITTEELMEIIPGPDFPTGGMILGRSGIRRAYETGRGSLIIRGRAEIETAANGRETIIVNEIPFQVNKAKLIEKIAELVRDKKIDGITHLADESDRTGMRIVIEVRRDANANVLLNNLYKQTALQTSFGINMLALVDKQPKVLSLKEILYHYLEHQKVVIRRRTQFDLNKAEDRAHILEGLRIALDHIDQIIALIRASKTTAEAKANLMETFELSDRQSQAILDMRLQRLTGLERDKIESEYQELLTLIAELRAILADELKLIEIIREELSEIKERFADERRTEIMLGGSEMLEDEDLIPVENSIVTLTHQGYIKRLPANTYRSQKRGGRGIQGMGTNEDDFVEHLLNTSTHDTILLFTSRGRVFRKKGYEVPEYSRTAKGLPIINLLDFEKGEKVTAMIPIDEFTEDHYLFFSTKQGVIKRTSIMDYANIRANGLIALGLREDDELISVKSTDGKSDIAICTKHGMMIRFDEESIRPLGRTAAGVRGIRLRQEDEVIGMDIVEAGDDILVVTEKGYGKRTPESEYRSQSRGGYGLKTMHMTDRNGAIVAMKSVNGEEDLMLITIHGILIRMSIGDISIFGRSTQGVRLIRLGDEERVATVAKVEKDDDLEDEMDDKLEDHLEVTEEVQLDTDTDTDV; translated from the coding sequence ATGGCAGATTTGCCAAAAGGCGGAGTGCAGGAAATAAATATTAATACAGAAATGAAGACCTCATTTCTAAACTATGCGATGAGCGTTATCGTTTCTCGTGCCCTTCCAGATGTTCGAGATGGTTTGAAGCCCGTACATCGCCGCATTTTGTATGCTATGCATGATTTGGGTATCACTGCGGAAAAACCGCATAAAAAGTCAGCCCGTATCGTAGGGGACGTTATCGGTAAGTATCACCCGCACGGCGACAGTGCAGTATATGACACGATGGTACGGATGGCTCAAGATTTTAGTTATCGCTACATGTTAGTAGATGGACATGGTAACTTTGGTTCTGTTGATGGTGACGGGGCTGCTGCAATGCGTTATACAGAGTCACGTATGTCCCGTATCGCAATGGAATTATTGCGTGATATCAATAAAAATACAATCGACTTCCAAGCAAACTATGACGAGCAGGAAAAAGAACCTGCCGTCTTGCCAGGTCGTTATCCGAACTTGTTGGTGAACGGTACATCAGGAATTGCTGTAGGTATGGCAACAAACATCCCACCCCATCACCTTGGTGAGACGATTGACGCTGTACTTGCTTTAGCAGAGAATAGCGCAATCACCACTGAAGAATTGATGGAAATCATTCCAGGCCCCGATTTCCCGACTGGCGGTATGATTCTTGGCCGTAGTGGTATTCGTCGTGCTTATGAAACAGGTCGAGGTTCATTGATCATCCGTGGAAGAGCTGAAATTGAGACGGCTGCAAACGGCCGAGAAACGATTATTGTCAATGAAATACCTTTCCAAGTAAATAAGGCGAAGTTAATCGAAAAAATTGCAGAGCTCGTACGCGATAAGAAGATTGATGGAATTACACACTTAGCAGACGAATCGGACCGTACAGGTATGCGTATTGTGATTGAAGTACGACGTGATGCTAATGCGAACGTATTATTGAACAATTTGTATAAACAGACTGCCTTGCAGACTAGTTTTGGGATCAATATGCTGGCACTGGTAGACAAGCAACCAAAAGTATTGTCATTGAAAGAAATTCTATACCATTACTTAGAACACCAAAAAGTAGTCATTCGCCGTCGTACACAATTCGATTTGAACAAAGCGGAAGACCGTGCACATATCTTGGAAGGATTACGTATAGCACTTGATCATATCGATCAGATCATTGCCTTAATCCGTGCATCTAAAACAACGGCTGAAGCGAAAGCGAACTTAATGGAGACATTCGAGTTGTCTGATCGCCAGTCTCAAGCAATTCTCGATATGCGTTTGCAACGTTTGACTGGACTGGAACGAGACAAAATTGAGTCCGAATACCAAGAGTTGCTGACACTTATTGCCGAATTGCGTGCAATTTTAGCGGATGAACTAAAATTAATTGAGATTATCCGTGAGGAATTGAGTGAAATTAAAGAACGTTTTGCTGACGAACGTCGAACAGAGATTATGCTCGGCGGTTCTGAAATGCTTGAAGATGAAGATTTAATTCCAGTGGAAAACTCCATTGTTACATTAACCCATCAAGGGTACATTAAACGTCTGCCAGCTAATACGTATCGCAGTCAGAAACGTGGCGGTCGTGGGATCCAAGGTATGGGCACAAATGAAGATGACTTTGTAGAGCACTTATTGAATACTTCCACACATGACACGATTTTACTGTTTACGAGCAGGGGCCGTGTATTCCGTAAAAAAGGCTATGAAGTTCCTGAATACAGTCGAACTGCCAAAGGATTGCCGATTATTAACTTACTTGACTTCGAAAAAGGTGAAAAGGTTACGGCAATGATCCCGATTGACGAGTTTACTGAGGATCATTACTTATTCTTCTCAACTAAACAAGGTGTTATTAAACGCACATCGATAATGGACTATGCCAATATTCGTGCGAACGGCTTGATTGCATTAGGATTGCGTGAAGATGATGAACTGATCTCCGTTAAATCAACTGATGGCAAGTCAGACATTGCGATCTGTACAAAACATGGCATGATGATTCGCTTTGATGAGGAAAGTATCCGCCCACTCGGCAGAACTGCTGCTGGTGTACGTGGTATCAGATTGCGTCAAGAAGATGAAGTAATTGGCATGGATATCGTAGAAGCAGGAGACGATATTCTGGTAGTTACTGAAAAAGGATACGGTAAACGCACACCTGAAAGTGAATACCGATCTCAATCACGCGGCGGTTATGGATTGAAAACAATGCATATGACAGATCGAAATGGTGCTATTGTAGCGATGAAGTCGGTTAACGGCGAAGAAGATTTGATGTTAATTACAATTCACGGCATCTTAATCCGTATGTCTATTGGCGATATTTCTATATTTGGCCGATCTACACAAGGTGTACGCCTCATTCGACTAGGTGATGAAGAACGTGTAGCAACGGTTGCAAAAGTAGAAAAGGATGACGACCTTGAAGATGAGATGGATGATAAGCTAGAAGATCATCTGGAAGTGACTGAAGAAGTACAATTAGACACAGATACAGATACAGACGTATAA
- the guaB gene encoding IMP dehydrogenase: MWESKFSREGLTFDDVLLVPAASEVLPKAVSLSVNLTDSIKLNIPIISAGMDTVTESKMAISMARQGGIGVIHKNMSIEEQAEQVVTVKRSENGVIKNPFFLTPEHQVFDAEHLMGKYRISGVPIVNNMEEKKLVGILTNRDLRFIQDYSIIIDEVMTKENLVTAPVGTTLEDAEKMLQQYKIEKLPIVDDKGILNGLITIKDIEKVIEFPNAAKDKAGRLLVGAAVGVTVDTSTRIEKLVQAEVDLIVIDTAHGHSKGVIDTVKDIRRNYPDLAIVAGNVATAEAAEALYEAGADVVKVGIGPGSICTTRVVAGVGVPQITAIYECATVARKYGKTIIADGGIKYSGDIVKALAAGGHAVMLGSLLAGTTESPGESEIFQGRRFKVYRGMGSVAAMEKGSKDRYFQEDEKKLVPEGIEGRMPYKGPLSDTIHQLIGGIRAGMGYCGSKDLEAHRENAQFIRMTGAGLLESHPHQVQITKEAPNYSVR; this comes from the coding sequence ATGTGGGAATCAAAGTTTTCTCGTGAAGGTCTGACGTTCGATGATGTATTATTGGTGCCAGCTGCATCTGAAGTATTGCCAAAAGCTGTTTCGCTGTCTGTGAACTTAACAGATAGCATTAAGTTGAATATACCCATTATCAGTGCTGGTATGGATACAGTAACAGAATCCAAAATGGCGATATCTATGGCTCGTCAGGGCGGAATCGGCGTTATTCATAAAAACATGAGTATCGAAGAACAAGCCGAGCAAGTTGTTACGGTTAAACGTTCTGAGAATGGAGTTATTAAAAATCCGTTCTTCCTTACACCGGAACATCAAGTATTTGATGCAGAGCATTTAATGGGTAAATATCGTATCTCAGGTGTTCCAATTGTTAACAACATGGAAGAGAAGAAACTGGTTGGTATTTTGACGAACCGTGACCTGAGATTCATTCAGGATTATTCCATTATCATTGATGAAGTCATGACGAAAGAAAACTTGGTGACGGCTCCTGTAGGAACGACACTTGAAGACGCTGAAAAAATGCTACAGCAATATAAAATTGAAAAGCTCCCGATCGTAGACGATAAAGGTATTCTTAACGGGTTAATTACAATCAAAGATATCGAGAAAGTTATTGAGTTCCCTAATGCAGCAAAAGATAAGGCTGGGCGCTTACTCGTGGGTGCAGCCGTTGGAGTCACCGTAGACACTTCTACACGCATTGAGAAGCTTGTACAGGCGGAAGTTGACCTAATAGTCATTGATACGGCACACGGACACTCTAAAGGTGTTATTGACACCGTGAAAGACATTCGTAGAAATTATCCGGACCTTGCGATTGTTGCAGGAAACGTGGCCACAGCAGAAGCAGCAGAAGCATTGTACGAAGCAGGCGCTGATGTAGTGAAGGTTGGTATTGGCCCTGGCTCTATTTGTACTACACGTGTAGTTGCAGGTGTTGGTGTACCACAGATTACTGCTATCTATGAATGTGCAACAGTAGCGCGTAAATATGGCAAGACAATTATTGCTGATGGCGGAATTAAGTACTCTGGCGATATTGTCAAAGCATTGGCTGCAGGTGGACATGCGGTTATGCTTGGAAGCCTGCTTGCAGGTACTACGGAGAGCCCAGGAGAGTCTGAGATCTTCCAGGGACGTCGTTTTAAAGTATACCGTGGAATGGGTTCTGTTGCAGCAATGGAAAAAGGTTCAAAAGATCGTTACTTCCAAGAAGATGAAAAGAAACTGGTACCTGAAGGCATTGAAGGTCGTATGCCATATAAAGGGCCTTTGTCTGATACAATTCATCAGCTTATAGGAGGTATTCGAGCAGGTATGGGATACTGCGGTTCGAAGGATCTGGAAGCGCATCGTGAAAATGCACAATTTATTCGTATGACCGGTGCTGGTTTATTGGAAAGTCATCCACACCAAGTACAAATTACAAAAGAAGCACCGAACTATTCGGTACGTTAA
- the pdxS gene encoding pyridoxal 5'-phosphate synthase lyase subunit PdxS, with product MNFNYGGVIMDVINAEQAKVAEAAGAIAVMALERVPSDIRAAGGVARMADPRIVEEVQKAVSIPVMAKARIGHISEARVLEALGVDFIDESEVLTPADDEFHLLKSDFSVPFVCGARNLGEAARRLGEGAKMLRTKGEPGTGNIVEAVRHLRMINAQVSKVVHMSKDELMTEARNLGAPYEILLAIKEAGRLPVVNYSAGGVATPADAALMMELGADGVFVGSGIFKSDNPEAFARAIVEATANYQDYELIAKLSQGIGTPMKGLEISKLAESELMAIRSS from the coding sequence ATGAATTTTAATTATGGTGGCGTTATTATGGATGTAATCAATGCGGAGCAAGCAAAGGTGGCGGAAGCAGCGGGGGCAATTGCGGTAATGGCACTGGAGCGAGTACCTTCTGATATTCGTGCAGCAGGTGGCGTTGCACGAATGGCAGACCCACGAATTGTAGAAGAAGTGCAAAAGGCAGTATCCATTCCTGTCATGGCAAAAGCACGTATTGGTCATATTTCAGAAGCACGTGTATTGGAAGCATTAGGGGTGGACTTCATAGATGAAAGTGAAGTACTAACACCTGCGGACGACGAGTTTCACTTATTGAAAAGCGATTTCAGCGTACCATTTGTTTGTGGAGCGAGAAACCTTGGTGAAGCTGCGCGTCGCTTAGGTGAAGGGGCCAAAATGCTCCGTACAAAAGGAGAGCCAGGAACAGGGAATATCGTAGAAGCAGTGCGTCACTTGCGAATGATTAATGCTCAAGTCAGTAAAGTAGTACATATGAGCAAAGACGAGTTAATGACAGAAGCCCGTAATCTTGGTGCTCCGTATGAAATACTACTTGCTATTAAAGAAGCTGGTCGCTTACCGGTTGTGAACTATTCTGCTGGTGGTGTTGCAACGCCTGCTGACGCAGCATTAATGATGGAACTTGGAGCGGACGGAGTCTTTGTTGGTTCAGGTATTTTCAAATCAGATAATCCGGAAGCATTTGCACGTGCTATTGTAGAGGCTACTGCGAATTACCAGGATTACGAGTTGATCGCTAAGCTATCACAAGGAATTGGCACGCCGATGAAAGGTTTGGAAATTTCGAAGCTTGCAGAGAGTGAATTAATGGCGATTCGCAGTTCGTAA
- a CDS encoding PLP-dependent aminotransferase family protein, with translation MDMIFIELQKNSDTPLYQQIYNQIKQDMIDGKFPVGMKLPSKRQLEEFLNVSQTTIEMAYDQLMAEGFIAAEPRKGYFVQAIEELAYVQPVKSETLSEVPVTKPVDYDFSPSFIDTENFPFIIWRKYARDIMDTSHAHLLLLGDPHGDIELRQEIARYLYHSRGVDCTPEQIIVGSGTEQLLPLIIRILGEQARYAIEDPGYLMTKHVFSENYRMTIPIAVDHEGLDVKALQRSDASIAYVTPSHQFPTGTVLSAARRIALLNWAASNPEFFIIEDDYDSEFRYRGRPIPSLQGMDKGENVIYLSTFTKSLMPSMRIAYMVLPPRLLDTYRQAFIPYSSSVPRIDQHILARFMADGQFSRHLNRMRKIYRRKMHTLTNLLKSYEPSISFSGDEAGMHVLLHIHTTRTEKELISEALQSGIKVRGLDTYKVMPDQSPPSFLIGFGGLTENDIKLAIPKLLDVWNIKKTAIPK, from the coding sequence ATGGATATGATTTTTATCGAGCTTCAAAAAAATTCGGATACTCCGCTTTATCAACAAATATATAATCAAATTAAACAAGACATGATCGATGGCAAATTTCCCGTTGGCATGAAACTCCCCTCCAAACGTCAACTCGAGGAGTTTCTTAACGTCAGCCAAACAACTATTGAAATGGCTTATGATCAGCTGATGGCGGAAGGTTTTATCGCAGCGGAACCACGAAAAGGTTATTTCGTTCAAGCAATAGAGGAACTCGCCTATGTACAGCCTGTAAAATCAGAGACTCTATCTGAGGTTCCCGTAACCAAACCTGTGGATTATGACTTTTCACCAAGTTTCATTGATACAGAAAACTTTCCATTCATTATTTGGAGAAAATACGCGCGAGATATTATGGATACATCACATGCCCACTTATTGTTACTCGGAGATCCACACGGTGATATTGAGTTGCGTCAAGAAATTGCACGCTATTTGTACCATTCACGTGGAGTAGACTGTACACCTGAACAAATCATTGTTGGTTCCGGTACAGAGCAGCTTTTACCTTTAATTATTCGGATACTAGGAGAACAAGCTCGCTATGCAATTGAAGATCCAGGCTATCTGATGACGAAACACGTCTTTTCCGAAAACTACAGAATGACGATTCCTATCGCAGTTGATCATGAAGGACTTGACGTAAAGGCCTTACAACGCTCTGATGCTTCTATAGCCTATGTTACCCCTTCCCACCAGTTCCCAACCGGTACAGTACTGTCTGCAGCTCGTAGAATCGCTCTTTTGAACTGGGCTGCGTCCAATCCCGAGTTTTTCATAATTGAAGATGACTATGACAGTGAATTCCGTTATCGTGGACGTCCTATACCTTCCTTGCAAGGGATGGATAAAGGAGAAAATGTCATCTATTTAAGTACGTTTACCAAATCACTTATGCCATCTATGCGGATTGCCTACATGGTGTTACCACCAAGGCTATTGGATACGTACCGGCAGGCTTTCATTCCCTACTCTTCTTCTGTACCACGGATAGATCAACATATTTTGGCACGTTTCATGGCAGATGGACAATTCTCGCGCCACCTGAACCGCATGCGTAAAATCTATCGTCGAAAAATGCACACGTTGACGAATTTATTGAAATCGTATGAACCTAGCATTTCATTCTCGGGCGATGAAGCAGGTATGCATGTCTTGCTTCACATTCATACGACCAGAACTGAAAAGGAGCTAATCAGTGAAGCTCTTCAATCAGGAATAAAGGTTCGTGGTCTAGACACTTATAAGGTAATGCCTGATCAATCCCCCCCTTCATTCCTGATCGGCTTTGGTGGGCTAACTGAAAATGATATCAAACTGGCAATCCCGAAGTTGCTTGACGTGTGGAACATAAAAAAGACAGCGATACCTAAGTAG